A genome region from Chlorobaculum tepidum TLS includes the following:
- a CDS encoding glycoside hydrolase family 15 protein produces the protein MYPNISDCGVIGDTRTAALVNSNGSIDYCSLPYFDSPTVFAALLDERKGGYFSLKPAEAFSSRREYLPDTCILCTSFTTRNGKAALYDFMPHQDDKTRERTQGIHRCIRVDEGRVKFTLTLKLLTFQQTGAIVAAATTSLPESIGGKRNWDYRFTWIRNASFTLKAFFALSHTSEADTFIRWLHDTYRKNGSRGFSQKLNAFVQRFDTEILDASLLIMPLVDFLPVTDQRIQGTIEACQTHLMDNGFIRRYRADDGLEEDEGGFLLCNFWMIECLALSGKSAEAEKLLGITMAAANDLGLFSEEYDPYSREMLGNFPQAFSHIGYINAAATLIDSKLPLANP, from the coding sequence ATGTATCCCAATATTTCGGATTGCGGCGTGATCGGTGACACGCGAACTGCCGCCCTGGTCAACTCGAACGGCTCGATCGATTATTGTTCGCTGCCCTATTTCGACTCACCAACCGTATTCGCGGCCCTGCTTGATGAACGAAAAGGCGGATATTTCAGTCTGAAACCCGCCGAAGCTTTTTCTTCCAGGCGAGAGTACCTGCCGGACACCTGCATCCTCTGCACTTCGTTTACGACCAGAAACGGCAAGGCGGCGCTCTACGACTTCATGCCGCATCAGGATGACAAGACTCGCGAGCGCACCCAGGGTATTCACCGCTGCATCCGCGTCGATGAGGGACGCGTGAAGTTCACGCTGACGCTCAAGCTGCTCACCTTTCAGCAGACCGGAGCCATCGTCGCCGCCGCCACCACCTCGCTGCCCGAAAGCATCGGCGGAAAACGCAACTGGGACTACCGCTTCACCTGGATCCGCAACGCCTCATTCACCCTCAAGGCGTTCTTCGCGCTCAGCCACACCAGCGAAGCGGACACGTTCATCCGGTGGCTGCACGACACCTACCGGAAAAACGGCAGCCGCGGATTCAGCCAGAAGCTGAACGCCTTCGTCCAGCGCTTCGACACGGAGATTCTCGACGCGAGCCTCCTGATCATGCCGCTCGTCGACTTTCTGCCCGTAACCGACCAACGCATCCAGGGCACAATCGAAGCCTGCCAGACGCATCTCATGGACAATGGATTCATCAGACGTTACCGTGCTGATGACGGACTCGAAGAAGATGAGGGGGGCTTTCTGCTCTGCAATTTCTGGATGATTGAGTGCCTCGCCTTGTCAGGAAAGAGCGCTGAAGCCGAAAAGCTGCTCGGTATAACGATGGCTGCGGCCAACGATCTCGGACTGTTTTCGGAAGAGTATGACCCATACAGCAGGGAGATGCTGGGCAACTTCCCACAGGCTTTCAGCCACATCGGCTACATCAACGCCGCCGCAACCCTGATCGACAGTAAACTGCCACTCGCGAATCCCTGA
- the lpxD gene encoding UDP-3-O-(3-hydroxymyristoyl)glucosamine N-acyltransferase, which yields MKIADIKAFLGRYFDPVELVGTGDIEIVGPAKIEEASTGHVSFVANEKYYRYIAQTGASLVIVSQKAPLDDASPGTSFLKVADPYTAFVFILQHFSGKRRIADTGIAASASVAASVRLGENVSLGEHVVIGENCVIGDGTVIGPGTVLMDGVTVGSGCTIFPLVTIYDGTVIGDRVTIHSGTVVGADGFGFAPQKDGSYIKIPQMGTVEIGDDVEIGANTTIDRATMGATVIEKGAKIDNLVQIAHNCRIGGDTVIASQAGISGSVKIGRQCLIGGQAGFAGHLELADRTSVAAKAGISKSFLEPGLAIRGVPAQPMRDQLRQEAQVRGLGEMKSKLEALEAKLLALQQQLGE from the coding sequence ATGAAGATTGCAGATATCAAAGCCTTTCTTGGACGTTATTTTGATCCGGTCGAACTGGTTGGCACGGGTGACATCGAAATAGTAGGGCCAGCCAAAATCGAAGAGGCCTCGACGGGCCATGTCAGTTTTGTGGCCAATGAGAAGTATTACCGTTACATCGCCCAGACCGGCGCTTCGCTTGTTATTGTTAGCCAGAAGGCTCCTCTTGACGACGCATCTCCCGGAACCAGTTTCCTGAAGGTGGCGGATCCATACACCGCCTTTGTGTTCATTCTTCAGCACTTCTCGGGCAAACGCCGCATTGCGGATACCGGCATCGCGGCTTCGGCCTCGGTCGCCGCTTCTGTTCGTCTTGGTGAGAACGTTTCTCTTGGTGAGCATGTTGTCATTGGCGAGAACTGTGTCATCGGTGACGGTACGGTGATCGGCCCCGGCACGGTGCTTATGGACGGCGTGACTGTCGGTTCCGGATGCACGATCTTTCCGCTTGTGACGATTTACGACGGTACGGTGATCGGTGACCGGGTCACGATTCACAGCGGTACGGTCGTCGGTGCGGACGGCTTTGGTTTCGCGCCGCAGAAGGATGGCTCCTATATCAAGATTCCGCAGATGGGTACGGTCGAGATCGGTGACGATGTCGAGATCGGCGCGAACACCACCATCGACCGCGCGACCATGGGCGCGACGGTGATTGAAAAGGGGGCGAAGATCGACAACCTCGTGCAGATCGCCCACAACTGCCGGATCGGCGGCGACACGGTTATCGCCTCGCAGGCCGGTATTTCAGGCAGCGTCAAGATTGGCCGCCAGTGCCTCATTGGCGGGCAGGCCGGATTCGCGGGCCATCTCGAACTTGCCGATCGCACTTCGGTGGCGGCCAAGGCCGGGATTTCGAAATCATTTCTCGAACCGGGGCTGGCGATCCGCGGCGTGCCTGCACAGCCGATGCGCGATCAGCTCCGTCAGGAGGCGCAGGTGCGGGGGCTTGGCGAAATGAAGTCGAAGCTCGAAGCGCTCGAGGCAAAGCTGCTGGCGTTACAGCAACAGCTCGGTGAGTGA